The following proteins are co-located in the Flavobacterium sp. CECT 9288 genome:
- a CDS encoding outer membrane beta-barrel protein → MKKVHFIILLSLICITGSMAQTTPEKTPETETEKTTELKEVTIVKTKKAVEQKADRTIFNFSDQPSLNTGSVLEGIKKLPGLIASDIAGMMFQGKQLDVFMDGRPLNISTNELNAFLEGMPANAIEKIEIITQPGAEFPATSGGAILNIITNKNAKNYLSATYTNSTSVTSYDDVRWRVNNSVLLSAKNKYFGWQLNLGQNYRENALWTSLKNEENGGSALLTATEADRVGRNSFIKSALTFDIGKDRLLLNYDLSHNNNNSQTLSNGPGFTTDDASMSGGFRHDAVVTYQKKFDNAAKKLEFRFNYNRNSNEFQLEPAGSTTPLLDNASQQEVLNAKVDFSQPIKFSDEGKLNVGALYEELMFDASNRGVTNLDYKRKTTSTYVEFQTKFDKFNFILGGRAEDYNISGNTDVAKLVEFDQFRFFPNASAQYNFSNAINFNMNYNKKITLPSTSALNPNNTNYQNPNVEYSGNPNLRPAIFDNYEVKLSAFDYAFISYNMSVANNQVINRVLLTNNRVVNTNENIPEVKIHNFNVGMPIPYMLFTKGLAETMKMNVNPDTMNFLYVYAGYQYHQIPKVETNGFWMFNFMSQIVLPKKVKFVANYTYFIPRGNIFYFVAVEPLRNSLDLTFSRKFLKDQLTVTLFADDILDTNRNAFNAFETPLLIRSKQDTQRFGFSLNYKIPTKNKLAKENPSLLNNEKKEEGSLINQ, encoded by the coding sequence ATGAAAAAAGTACATTTTATTATTTTGTTGAGTTTGATTTGTATAACTGGCAGTATGGCTCAAACTACTCCGGAGAAAACTCCTGAAACCGAAACTGAAAAAACTACAGAGTTGAAAGAAGTAACCATTGTGAAAACTAAAAAAGCAGTGGAGCAAAAAGCAGACCGAACCATTTTTAACTTCTCGGATCAACCTAGCTTAAATACAGGTTCTGTGCTAGAGGGAATTAAGAAATTGCCAGGTTTAATAGCATCTGATATTGCTGGAATGATGTTTCAAGGCAAGCAACTGGATGTGTTTATGGACGGTAGACCACTTAATATTTCTACTAATGAACTCAATGCTTTTCTAGAGGGAATGCCAGCAAATGCTATTGAAAAAATTGAAATTATAACACAGCCAGGTGCCGAGTTTCCGGCAACTTCGGGAGGTGCAATCCTTAATATAATTACCAATAAAAACGCCAAAAATTATTTAAGTGCTACTTACACTAATAGTACTAGTGTAACCAGTTATGATGATGTGCGCTGGAGAGTGAACAATAGTGTGCTGTTGAGTGCCAAAAATAAATATTTTGGATGGCAATTAAATCTGGGGCAAAATTATAGAGAAAATGCTTTATGGACTTCCTTAAAAAATGAGGAAAACGGTGGTAGCGCTTTATTAACAGCAACAGAAGCTGATCGTGTGGGGAGAAATAGTTTTATAAAATCAGCGCTTACTTTTGATATTGGAAAAGATAGATTACTGCTTAATTATGATCTTTCGCACAACAATAATAACAGTCAAACGCTTTCAAATGGTCCAGGGTTCACAACTGATGATGCTTCAATGAGCGGTGGTTTTCGTCATGACGCGGTAGTTACCTATCAAAAAAAGTTTGACAATGCGGCAAAAAAACTAGAGTTTAGATTCAATTATAACCGCAATTCTAATGAATTTCAATTAGAACCAGCAGGTTCAACCACCCCGTTATTAGACAATGCTTCACAACAAGAGGTATTGAATGCAAAAGTAGATTTTTCACAACCTATTAAATTCTCTGATGAAGGTAAGCTAAATGTTGGTGCGTTGTACGAAGAACTGATGTTTGATGCTTCTAATAGAGGCGTAACCAATTTAGATTATAAGCGAAAAACGACATCAACTTATGTAGAGTTTCAAACAAAATTTGACAAGTTTAATTTTATTCTTGGCGGTCGAGCCGAAGATTACAACATATCAGGAAATACAGATGTTGCTAAACTAGTAGAATTTGATCAGTTTAGATTTTTTCCTAATGCAAGTGCGCAGTACAATTTTAGTAATGCCATTAATTTTAATATGAACTACAACAAAAAAATCACCTTGCCAAGCACATCGGCATTGAACCCAAATAACACCAATTATCAAAACCCTAATGTTGAATATTCTGGTAACCCTAACTTGCGGCCAGCTATTTTTGATAATTATGAAGTTAAATTAAGTGCGTTTGATTACGCGTTTATAAGCTACAACATGAGTGTGGCAAACAACCAAGTGATCAATAGGGTTTTGTTAACCAATAATCGTGTAGTCAATACAAATGAAAATATTCCTGAGGTTAAAATTCACAATTTTAATGTAGGAATGCCTATTCCATATATGTTATTTACAAAAGGTCTGGCCGAAACCATGAAAATGAATGTAAACCCTGATACGATGAATTTTTTATATGTGTATGCAGGTTACCAATACCATCAAATTCCAAAAGTAGAAACAAACGGTTTTTGGATGTTTAACTTTATGTCTCAGATAGTATTGCCTAAAAAAGTAAAATTTGTTGCCAATTATACTTATTTTATTCCAAGAGGAAATATATTTTACTTTGTAGCCGTTGAGCCACTTAGAAACTCATTAGATCTTACATTTTCAAGAAAATTCTTAAAAGATCAGTTAACGGTAACGCTTTTTGCAGATGATATTTTGGATACTAATAGAAATGCATTCAATGCCTTTGAAACGCCGTTACTT